A genomic region of Glycine max cultivar Williams 82 chromosome 15, Glycine_max_v4.0, whole genome shotgun sequence contains the following coding sequences:
- the LOC100806559 gene encoding probable NOT transcription complex subunit VIP2 isoform X5, protein MSSLLNSSLNGSASNLPDGAGRSFATSFSGSIQGLHNIHGNFNVPNMPSTLTSRNSTINSVPTGGGVQQPSASLSSGRFASNNLPVALSQLSHGSSHGHSGVNSRGGISVVGNPGFNSSTNGVAGPIPGILPTSAAIGNRNAVPGLGVSPILGNAGPRITSSMGNMVGGGNIGRISSGGLSVPGLASRLNVSGNTGSGGLGVQGQNRLMSGVLPQGSPQVISMLGNSYPSAGGPLSQSHVQTVNNLNSMGMLNDVNSGDSTPFDINDFPQLTSRPSSAGGPQGQLGSLRKQGLPIVQQNQEFSIQNEDFPALPGFKGGNSDFAMDMYQKEQLHDNTVSMMQSQHFSMGRSAGFSLGGSYPSHRTQQQQQHAPSVSSNGVSFSSVNNQDLLHLHGTDIFPSSHSTYHSQTSGPPGIGLRPLTSPNTVSGMGSYDQLIQQYQQHQNQSQFRLQQMSAANQSFRDQGMKSMQTAQSSPDPFGALGLFSVVHISDPNLKYLAHGIDLTTLGLNLNSSENLYKTFRSPWSDEPAKGDPEFSVLQCYYVKQPPALHQGYFSKFSVETLFYIFYSMPKDEAQLYAANELYKRGWFYHKEHRLWFIRVPNMEPLVKTNTYERGSYHCFDPNTFETVRKDNFVLHYEMVEKRPSVPQH, encoded by the exons ATGTCGAGCTTACTTAAT TCTTCTCTGAATGGGTCTGCTTCAAATCTTCCGGATGGTGCTGGGCGTTCTTTTGCTACGTCATTCTCTG GTTCTATTCAGGGATTGCACAACATTCATGGGAACTTTAATGTACCCAATATGCCCAGTACACTCACATCAAGAAACTCAACAATAAATAGTGTTCCAACTGGGGGAGGAGTTCAGCAACCTTCGGCAAGCCTTTCTAGTGGAAGATTTGCATCAAATAATCTACCTGTTGCTCTGTCACAG CTATCTCATGGAAGCTCCCATGGACATTCAGGAGTCAACAGCAGAGGAGGTATAAGTGTTGTAGGAAATCCTGGATTTAATAGTAGCACAAATGGAGTTGCTGGTCCTATTCCTGGGATTCTTCCAACTTCTGCTGCAATTGGTAACCGAAATGCTGTTCCAGGATTGGGAGTATCCCCAATTTTGGGAAATGCAGGTCCCCGAATCACTAGTTCGATGGGAAACATGGTCGGTGGAGGGAACATTGGGAGGATAAGCTCTGGAGGATTGTCTGTTCCAGGTCTTGCTTCTCGTCTAAATGTAAGTGGAAACACTGGATCTGGTGGTTTAGGTGTGCAAGGACAAAATAGATTGATGAGTGGTGTGCTTCCACAAG GATCTCCACAGGTAATTTCAATGCTAGGAAATTCCTATCCTAGTGCTGGAGGTCCGCTTTCACAAAGTCATGTTCAAACAGTAAATAACTTGAACTCTATGGGGATGCTGAATGATGTGAATTCCGGTGACAGTACACCTTTTGACATCAATGACTTTCCTCAACTGACCAGTCGTCCTAGTTCTGCTGGTGGGCCTCAAGGACAGTTGG GTTCTTTACGAAAACAGGGTCTTCCCATTGTCCAACAAAACCAAGAGTTTAGTATTCAAAATGAAGACTTCCCAGCTTTACCAGGATTCAAAG GTGGTAATTCAGATTTTGCTATGGATATGTACCAGAAAGAACAACTTCATGATAATACTGTGTCAATGATGCAATCTCAACATTTCTCC ATGGGGAGGTCTGCTGGTTTCAGTTTGGGAGGATCATATCCATCACATCGTACACAACAGCAACAGCAGCATGCCCCTTCTGTCAGTAGCAATGGTGTCTCATTTTCATCTGTAAACAATCAAGATCTTCTCCATCTGCATGGAACGGATATTTTTCCATCTTCACACTCAACATATCATTCCCAG ACCAGTGGGCCTCCTGGCATTGGACTAAGGCCTCTGACTTCTCCAAATACGGTTTCTGGTATGGGTTCATATGACCAGCTTATCCAGCAGTATCAACAGCACCAGAACCAGTCCCAGTTCCGCCTTCAGCAGATGTCAGCTGCAAATCAGTCTTTTAGGGATCAGGGCATGAAGTCTATGCAAACTGCTCAATCTAGTCCAGATCCATTTGGTGCACTTGGCTTGTTCAGTGTAGTCCATATAAGTGATCCTAACCTGAAATATCTTGCTCATGGGATTGATCTTACAACACTTGGGTTGAATTTGAATTCATCAGAAAACCTTTACAAGACTTTTCGGTCCCCGTGGTCTGATGAACCAGCCAAGGGTGATCCAGAGTTCAGTGTGTTACAATGTTATTATGTTAAACAGCCTCCTGCTCTTCAC CAAGGTTATTTTTCAAAGTTTTCGGTGGAAACtttgttttacatattttaCAG CATGCCCAAAGATGAAGCACAACTATACGCGGCAAATGAACT TTACAAACGTGGTTGGTTTTATCATAAAGAGCATCGTTTATGGTTTATAAGAGTTCCCAACATGGAGCCGCTTGTCAAAACAAACACATACGAGAGAGGATCTTACCACTGTTTTGATCCAAACACATTTGAAACAGTCCGGaag GataattttgttcttcattATGAAATGGTGGAAAAGAGACCGTCTGTGCCTCAACATtga